A genomic stretch from Puniceicoccus vermicola includes:
- a CDS encoding ExeA family protein, producing the protein MYQAFFGLREMPFNITPNPDFLFRSPTHEEALQHLRYGIIEKKGFIVLTGEVGCGKTTLSRSILAELDDDTYDTALLLNTRLSETQLVKAILNELGIETKARSKSDLIDTLYQTLLERIAAGRQIVVIIDEAQNLPFEVLEQVRLLSNLEADDQKLMQIVLIGQPELDEKLQEQRLRQLRQRILVYYKLRPLSRDETARYIEHRLTLSGASGEPLLTPRAVRLIHKRSRGIPRLINNLCDKSFLAAFVREKERVGVRDVRRAHRELKEFLQA; encoded by the coding sequence ATGTATCAAGCGTTCTTTGGATTGAGGGAGATGCCCTTTAACATCACCCCGAATCCGGATTTTCTATTCCGGAGTCCTACGCATGAAGAAGCACTCCAGCATCTTCGGTATGGGATCATCGAAAAAAAAGGGTTCATCGTCCTGACTGGCGAAGTGGGCTGCGGGAAGACGACGCTGAGTCGATCCATCCTCGCAGAACTTGACGACGATACCTATGATACCGCCCTCCTCCTCAATACCCGTCTCTCCGAAACCCAGCTGGTAAAGGCCATCCTCAACGAGCTTGGCATCGAGACCAAGGCCCGCTCTAAAAGCGACCTCATCGACACTCTGTACCAAACCCTTCTCGAACGAATCGCCGCTGGACGGCAAATCGTCGTCATCATCGATGAGGCCCAAAACCTTCCTTTCGAGGTGCTCGAGCAGGTCCGTCTCCTTTCCAACCTTGAAGCCGACGACCAGAAGCTGATGCAGATCGTCCTCATCGGCCAACCCGAGCTCGATGAAAAGCTGCAAGAGCAACGCCTGCGCCAACTCCGCCAGCGAATCCTCGTCTACTATAAGCTACGCCCACTCTCCCGCGACGAAACTGCCCGCTACATCGAGCACCGGCTCACGCTTTCCGGAGCCAGCGGTGAACCCCTGTTGACCCCGCGCGCCGTTCGCTTGATCCACAAACGTTCGCGGGGAATTCCGCGTCTCATCAACAACCTCTGTGATAAATCCTTCCTCGCCGCCTTTGTCCGGGAAAAGGAACGAGTTGGCGTCCGGGATGTCCGCAGAGCCCACCGGGAACTGAAAGAATTTCTGCAGGCATGA
- a CDS encoding UTP--glucose-1-phosphate uridylyltransferase: MEIDKLRSEYESAGQGQVFRFWEKLDEAQKESLAAQLAEVDLGEIQRLVDTLVKGQGESETDFESLQPAPYVPLPSEGGDAARWAEARKVGEEALRAGRVAAFTVAGGQGTRLGYEGPKGTFPVTPVREATLFQVFAEKILCASETYGVSIPWFIMTSRINHEATVSFFQENQFFGLKEEDVIFFSQGMMPAVDFDGKLILESPDSLALSPDGHGGSLRALVRSGATATMKERGIDIISYFQVDNPLVQAIDPTFVGFHVLEGSEMSSKMIPKAYAGEKVGHFTILDEKLTVIEYSDLPEELAEQKDEEGRLRFRAGSIAIHIISRDFVERMGDGEGGLPMHRANKKIGVAQENGETVKPDEPNGVKFEMFVFDALPEAKSPVVIETARDEDFSPVKNAEGLDSPETCRRDLLRQYVRWLKDVGVDVPADENGVPDRTFEVTPLRGFDRESFVENSKNQGLSVPSEGEVL; this comes from the coding sequence ATGGAAATCGACAAGCTTCGGAGCGAATACGAGAGTGCGGGCCAAGGACAGGTTTTCCGGTTTTGGGAAAAGCTGGATGAGGCCCAAAAAGAATCCTTGGCGGCCCAACTGGCCGAAGTGGATCTCGGGGAAATTCAACGCCTCGTCGATACCTTGGTAAAAGGGCAGGGCGAATCGGAAACCGATTTTGAGAGCCTCCAGCCTGCACCCTATGTGCCTCTCCCGAGCGAAGGGGGCGATGCCGCTCGCTGGGCGGAAGCGCGAAAGGTCGGTGAGGAAGCGCTGCGCGCCGGTCGCGTAGCGGCCTTCACGGTGGCTGGGGGGCAGGGCACTCGTCTCGGATACGAGGGGCCCAAAGGAACTTTTCCAGTAACTCCCGTTCGGGAGGCAACTCTCTTTCAAGTCTTCGCGGAGAAGATCCTCTGTGCGAGCGAGACTTATGGAGTCTCGATTCCCTGGTTCATCATGACCAGCCGGATCAATCACGAAGCGACGGTGAGTTTTTTCCAGGAAAACCAGTTTTTCGGTCTGAAGGAAGAGGACGTCATCTTCTTCTCGCAGGGAATGATGCCCGCGGTGGATTTCGACGGGAAGCTCATCCTTGAGTCGCCGGATTCGTTGGCGTTGAGCCCGGACGGGCACGGTGGGTCATTGCGGGCCTTGGTTCGCAGCGGTGCCACCGCGACCATGAAAGAGCGCGGAATCGACATTATCAGCTATTTCCAAGTCGACAATCCGTTGGTTCAAGCCATCGATCCCACCTTTGTTGGGTTCCATGTCTTGGAGGGGTCGGAAATGTCGAGCAAGATGATCCCGAAAGCGTACGCCGGGGAGAAAGTTGGCCACTTCACGATTCTGGATGAGAAGCTGACGGTGATCGAGTACAGCGACCTTCCTGAAGAGCTCGCCGAGCAGAAGGATGAGGAAGGCCGTCTTCGTTTCCGCGCTGGCAGCATCGCCATTCACATCATTTCCCGCGATTTCGTCGAACGGATGGGCGATGGCGAAGGAGGATTGCCGATGCACCGGGCGAACAAGAAAATTGGTGTGGCGCAAGAGAATGGTGAAACGGTGAAGCCGGATGAGCCGAACGGAGTGAAGTTTGAGATGTTTGTCTTCGACGCCCTCCCAGAGGCCAAGTCACCCGTGGTCATCGAGACCGCCCGCGATGAAGACTTCAGTCCCGTCAAGAATGCGGAAGGCTTGGATTCTCCCGAAACCTGCCGCCGCGATCTACTTCGCCAATACGTTCGTTGGCTGAAGGATGTCGGCGTCGACGTTCCTGCCGACGAGAATGGCGTCCCAGATCGCACTTTTGAAGTGACTCCTTTGCGTGGCTTTGATCGCGAATCCTTCGTGGAGAATTCCAAAAACCAGGGTCTCTCGGTTCCGTCCGAAGGGGAGGTTCTGTAA
- a CDS encoding septum formation initiator family protein, protein MEKVIRWILLGAIATLLVVFAVVGHQNLKEYGQFREKEMQLSERIDTEKAEYERQRKYYRKLMNDPAFLEAVVRDRLGYARDGEIIFRFED, encoded by the coding sequence GTGGAAAAGGTGATCCGATGGATTCTTCTGGGAGCGATTGCGACCTTGCTGGTCGTGTTCGCTGTGGTTGGGCACCAAAATCTCAAGGAGTACGGTCAGTTTCGGGAAAAGGAGATGCAGTTGAGTGAGCGGATCGATACCGAAAAGGCAGAGTACGAACGTCAGAGGAAATACTATCGGAAACTGATGAACGATCCTGCCTTTCTTGAGGCGGTAGTCAGAGATCGTCTCGGTTACGCCCGTGACGGAGAGATCATTTTCCGTTTCGAGGATTAG